The following proteins are encoded in a genomic region of Danio rerio strain Tuebingen ecotype United States chromosome 16, GRCz12tu, whole genome shotgun sequence:
- the rbm12bb gene encoding RNA binding motif protein 12Bb (The RefSeq protein has 7 substitutions, 2 non-frameshifting indels compared to this genomic sequence), with translation MAVVIRLQGLRVTAGSEDIRNFFTGLRIPDGGVHIIGGELEEAFIIFASDEDARRAMSRSGGCIKGSTVNLFLSSKSEMQSVLEESTRRSEFKNRAMYKEPVKRASAEQGPLPFSKDTRPDVRRADHPEMRGRPASSTFSEARRQRDGDAPERAEVYLKLTGMPFSATKDNVHNFFAGLKVDDILFLKNPRGMFSGNSMVRFTTKEDAIEGLKRDRQYMGSRYIQITRCTEEEWLKEGGLIVAADMRKRTPVERVRSRSPISYRSRSRSPSHEEYCIMFENLPPLVEKRDVRVFLQPVALKDDQIIIFSSKKDDKSKSAVVVFRSLTDYCAGLAHNKEMMYNKVVYVSPISKEKMVTMLESSIDARGEEKGSRRSAEASQSQRNTPDSQLRCLYVRNLPFDVRKVEIMDFFHGYALTEDRVILLRDERGAGLGEALVIFQTEKEAMTGQSLNGQRFLGSEVMLKCITMSQMAQFGVNDQPMVSPQERNFQERNFQDRNFQDRNFQDRNFQERNFQERNFQERNFQDRNFQDRNFQDRNFEERNFQRNEVFNDGPGFINNQMPQGDFEMLPNMHQGYGGHEHFEPNFGPGPDGNGRQHYEPPDAQFDAPTCVKLVNLPSQIRIEEIYDFCYGYRVIPGSASLLFDRNGAPKRSATIAFDNHREALVAVRELNGRPIGTRKIQVFIL, from the coding sequence ATGGCTGTGGTCATCCGATTACAGGGACTTAGAGTCACTGCTGGTTCTGAGGACATTCGGAATTTCTTCACTGGCCTCAGAATCCCTGATGGTGGGGTTCATATAATTGGTGGGGAGCTTGAGGAGGCTTTTATAATATTTGCATCTGATGAAGATGCAAGACGAGCAATGTCGCGCTCAGGGGGCTGCATTAAGGGGTCTACTGTCAACTTGTTTCTAAGTAGCAAGTCAGAAATGCAGAGTGTTCTAGAGGAAAGCACCAGAAGATCAGAGTTAAAAAATAGGGCCATGTACAAGGAGCCTGTGAAAAGAGCTTCTGCGGAACAAGGTCCTCTGCCGTTCAGTAAAGACACCAGACCAGATGTACGTAGGGCAGATCATCCAGAGATGAGGGGAAGGCCAGCTCCGTCTACATTCAATGAGGCACGACGCCAGAGAGACGGGGATGCACCAGAGAGAGCCGaggtttatttaaaattaacGGGCATGCCGTTTTCTGCAACAAAAGACAACGTCCATAACTTTTTTGCTGGGCTAAAAGTTGATGATATTCTGTTTTTGAAAAACCCTAGAGGAATGTTCAGCGGAAACAGTATGGTGCGCTTCACCACCAAAGAGGATGCAATTGAAGGTCTTAAGAGAGATCGACAATACATGGGATCACGGTACATACAAATAACGAGATGCACTGAAGAGGAGTGGCTGAAAGAAGGAGGTCTCATCGTTGCAGCAGATATGCGGAAAAGAACACCAGTAGAGCGAGTGAGATCTCGATCTCCCATTTCCTACAGGTCAAGATCACGATCGCCCTCCCATGAAGAGTACTGCATCATGTTTGAGAACTTGCCTCCTTTGGTTGAAAAGAGAGATGTGAGGGTGTTTCTTCAGCCAGTTGCTTTAAAGGATGATCAGATAATTATCTTCTCCTCGAAAAAGGATGATAAGTCCAAATCGGCTGTTGTGGTGTTTAGAAGTCTGACAGACTATTGTGCTGGCTTGGCTCATAATAAGGAAATGATGTATAACAAGGTAGTGTATGTGTCACCCATCTCCAAGGAGAAAATGGTCACCATGTTGGAATCATCCATTGATGCTAGAGGTGAGGAAAAAGGGTCAAGGCGTTCAGCTGAAGCCTCACAGTCTCAGCGAAACACTCCTGACTCTCAGTTGAGGTGTCTATATGTACGCAACCTCCCGTTTGATGTTCGAAAGGTGGAGATCATGGACTTCTTTCATGGATATGCGCTCACGGAGGATAGGGTCATCTTATTGCGGGATGAAAGAGGAGCTGGGCTTGGTGAGGCTTTGGTCATCTTTCAAACTGAAAAGGAGGCCATGACGGGACAGTCCCTAAACGGACAGAGGTTTCTTGGATCTGAAGTCATGCTGAAGTGCATAACGATGTCCCAGATGGCCCAGTTTGGTGTGAACGACCAACCGATGGTTAGCCCGCAAGAACGGAACTTTCAGGATCGGAACTTTCAGGATCGGAACTTTCAGGATCGGAATTTTCAGGAAAGGAACTTTCAGGAACGGAACTTTCAGGAACGGAACTTTCAGGATCGGAACTTTCAGGATCGGAACTTTGAAGAAAGGAATTTTCAGAGAAATGAAGGTTTCAACGATGGTCCTGGTTTTGTTAACAACCAGATGCCCCAAGGTGATTTTGAGATGCCGCCTAATATGCACCAAGGTTATGGAGGTCACAAACACTTTGAGCCTAATTTTGGGCCGGGTCCTGATGGCAATGGTCGTCAACATTACGAACCTCCTGACGCGCAATTTGACGCTCCGACCTGCGTTAAGTTGGTCAATCTGCCCTCACAGATAAGAATCGAAGAAATCTATGACTTCTGCTATGGGTACAGAGTGATTCCAGGATCTGCCTCGTTGCTGTTTGATAGGAATGGAGCTCCAAAACGTTCAGCAACTATAGCATTTGATAACCACAGAGAGGCGCTCGTTGCTGTTCGAGAGTTAAATGGACGACCAATTGGCACCAGAAaaattcaggtttttattttgtaG